A single window of Pontibacillus chungwhensis DNA harbors:
- a CDS encoding FixH family protein produces MNILFILGFCLMALAACGSEGEASGSESDKPITAKILTVPEELTTEQISTLQVKVSQGDQKVDEAKKVTIKWAREGEEPSDEKPSQKQGNGLYSIQHTFDEAGTYRVVAVVEVNGQHKEVEKEIEVEEPND; encoded by the coding sequence TTGAATATTCTATTTATTCTTGGATTCTGCCTCATGGCACTTGCAGCTTGTGGGTCAGAAGGTGAAGCATCTGGGTCTGAATCAGATAAGCCGATTACAGCTAAGATTCTAACGGTACCTGAAGAGTTGACCACTGAGCAAATTTCTACGTTGCAAGTAAAGGTTAGTCAAGGGGATCAGAAGGTCGATGAGGCCAAGAAAGTTACTATTAAATGGGCAAGAGAAGGGGAAGAACCTTCTGACGAGAAGCCCTCACAGAAACAAGGAAATGGTTTATATTCTATTCAGCACACCTTTGATGAAGCGGGCACTTATAGGGTAGTTGCTGTTGTAGAAGTGAATGGGCAGCACAAGGAAGTGGAAAAGGAAATCGAAGTAGAGGAACCAAATGATTAA